The DNA segment ATAACGTATGTAGTTAATAGCCCGGATTTTGCGTCAGGACCGGGTTCAGATCGCGTTCGCGCTGCGGAATGGGATATAGCTTGTGCGTTTCGGTGATGCTGGTTTTGCCTTTCGCTTTCAGCAATGGTACCAGCCGATCGGTCCGGACCAGATCAAACCAGCGGTGACCTTCGGCGTTGAATTCCCACCGCCGTTCGTCCCAGATGGCTTGCCGGAAGGTGTCTTTGGTCAATGCAGTCGTGAAATCGACCGAGGAGGCTCCGATCAATGGAAAACCGAAAGCCCGGCGACGAATGGGGTTGATGGCATCCAGAGCCGCAGCCGTTGGGCCACTGATTTCGTTATCGGCTTCAGCAAACATCATCAACACATCGGCGTACCGAATGATCGGGAAATTGTTGTTGGCATCGCCGAACGCTCTTGCCGACGGATCAACGTATTTGTTGAAGTGCTGGAACGTATTGACGGTTTTTCCGGCACCGTCGATGTACGAATTAATGAACAGTTCCTTGCGTTTATCACCGGTTTTGAAGCTATTGTATAAGTCCATCGTCGGAATAAATGACCCAAAACCCCGGCCCGTGATGGGTGAGTTTTCTGGCGCAAAATACGTCACCATGCCGCTGCCCTGGCCACTGCCCCCGCCCACAAACTGAATCTCAAAAACCGACTCTTTGCCATTCTTATTCGAAATAGCAAAGACATCAACGTACTTGTCGAACAGGCCGTAGCCGTATTTGGCGGCATTGTCGATCACATCTTTGGCTTTGGCGCGGGCATTGGCGAAATCTTTGCGGGTCAGGTAAACCCGCGCCAGCATCGACTTGGCCGCGCCAGCCGTCACCCGGCCCAGATCGATACCCGTAAACTTGTCGGGCAGCGACGTTTCGGCATCAGTCAGGTCCTTGACAATCTGCGCATACACCTCGTCGGCGCTCGCACGGGCCACATCTTTACCGACATTCAGCGACTGGGTTTCTTTCAGGATCAGCGGCACCCCGCCATACCATCGAACCAGATAAAAATAATAGTAGGCCCGCAGGAATTTCGCTTCACCGATCAGCCTTTTTTTCAGCGTTTCATCCATCGGAATCCCCGGAATCCGGTCGATGGCGGTATTGGCGCGGTTGATACCCTGGTAAATTACCTGCCAGGTTTGCGACACCACACTATTGGTGGCAATGGTCTGGAAACTCCAGAGCTGAACCCGGTCGGCATTGTTCAGCAGAGGGTCCATATCATCCGACGGCAAGTCGCCCATGATGATAAAATTCCGGCTTTGGTCGCCCACCTGGTTGGAGATGTCGTAGACGGCATTGACCGCTGCCGTAGCATCGTTCGCATTCGTGTAAAAATTGACCGGAGCCAGCGACGAAGGTGGTGTTTCTTCCAGTGAACAGGCTCCCAGACCAAGCGCCAGCGCAGCTATTAACAAGATTCGATTCGTTTTCATAAAGAGCTAAAGAATGGCAGGTTAGAGTGCGATGTTCAGGCCGGCCAGAATCATTTTATTACCCGGATAGCTACCGTAGTCACTACCCTGGCTCAGTGTGCTTTGTCCAAACCGGTTCACTTCGGGATCGAAACCGCTGTACCTGGTGATCGTAACCCAGTTTTGGGCACTGACGTACACTTTCACGTTATACAGTTTGATTTTGCTCACCAGCGACGCCGGTAACGTATAGGACAGGTTGATGTTTTTCACCCGCAGGTACGAGCCATCTTCGATCTGACGACTCGACAGCACATAGGCATTCCCGACGGCATTGGCGCGGGGAATCTCGTTGCTCGGGTTGGTTGGTGTCCAGCGATTCAGGGTTTCGGCCGATTGATTACTCACGCCCGTCAGCGATTCCTGTTCGAACCGGTTGATGTTGAAAATGCTGTTGCCAGACGTTCCCTGCATGAAAACGCTCAGCTCAATGCCTTTGTAGGAGAACGTATTGGTGATACCGCCGTATAATTTCGGCTGGGCGTATCCCAGAATAACGCGGTCGCTGGCATTGATCGCCCCGTCGGCGTTTTGGTCGACATACCGACGATCGCCGGGTTTAGCGGTTCGCTGCGCCGAGCCATCTACTTCGCCCTGGTTTTGAAAGATACCGCTCGACTGATACCCGTAGAACAAACCGATCTGCTCACCAACCCGCACCAGACCTGAGTTTGGTAACTGAAGGTGTCCGCTGGCATCACCCGAGGCAAACTCCGTCTGATCGCCCAGGTTCAGCACCTTGTTGCGGTTTGCGGCAATGTTGAACGCCGTCGTCCATCTGAAAGCGCCGTTCAGATTGGTCGAGTTGATCCCCAGCTCGAAACCCTGGTTGCGAATACTGCCCAGATTTTGCAGCGCCGACGCATAGCCGGAAACGTAGGGCAGCGGCACCGACAGCAACAGATCGGTCGTTTTCTTGTTGTAATAATCCGCCGTCAGGGTGATCCGGTTGTTCAGTACGCCCATATCGATACCGATGTCTGTCTGAGCCGTGGTTTCCCAGCGCAAATCCGGATTAGCCACTCGCGACGGCCCGATGCCAATCACCACCGTGTTGTTGAAATTGGCATTCTGGGTTCCCAGCGTCGCCAGCGATTGGTATTGCGTAATTTCCTGATTACCACTTAACCCGTAACTAACCCGCAATTTCAGGTCGTTGATGACGGTGTTGCCTTTCAGGAAGTTCTCTTCCGTTAACCGCCAGGCCACCGAAGCCGAGGGGAAAACCGCCCATTTGTTACTGGATCCGAACCGAGACGAACCATCGGCCCGCACGGTAGCGGTAAGCAGGTATTTACCGGCATAATCGTAATTCGCCCGGCCAATGTACGAGTTGAGCTGCCAGTTGCTGGCCGACGATCCCGGAACGAGTGCCGTGGAAGCCGAGCCCAGGTTTTCGTACGTTAAGATGTCATTGGCAAATCCCTGCGAACGCGCTTCGACAGTTTCATACCGGTTGCCCTGCATGGTGTACCCCGCCAAGAACGTCAGGTTATGTACGCTGGCAAAAGTCTTGTTGTAGGTCAGCGTATTTTCATTCAGCCAGGTCGACGATTGGTTATTGACGATCGACGCCTGACCACCCAGCTGTGCACCGGTTGCGGTATTCCGCGACAGATACAGGCTACGTTTGGCGTAATTCACATCCGCTCCGAAACTTGTCCGGAACGTTAAACCGGGCAGAATTTTGTAGTCGGCAAATACGCTGCCGATTACCCGCGTGCCGACGGTCAGGTTATAGGTTCCCAACGCCTGCGCCACCGGGCTGCCAATCTGGATCCGACCCGGCGTATTGAAGACCACCAACGTACCATCGGCGTTGTAAACCGGCTGCGTGGGCGAGAAATTCAGGGCACTATACACCACCGTTCCGCTCGTTCCCCCATCGGCATCCGTTGGAACGGCGTTGTTGCGGCTCCGGATGACGTTCAGGCTGGTTCCGAT comes from the Spirosoma agri genome and includes:
- a CDS encoding RagB/SusD family nutrient uptake outer membrane protein, with the translated sequence MKTNRILLIAALALGLGACSLEETPPSSLAPVNFYTNANDATAAVNAVYDISNQVGDQSRNFIIMGDLPSDDMDPLLNNADRVQLWSFQTIATNSVVSQTWQVIYQGINRANTAIDRIPGIPMDETLKKRLIGEAKFLRAYYYFYLVRWYGGVPLILKETQSLNVGKDVARASADEVYAQIVKDLTDAETSLPDKFTGIDLGRVTAGAAKSMLARVYLTRKDFANARAKAKDVIDNAAKYGYGLFDKYVDVFAISNKNGKESVFEIQFVGGGSGQGSGMVTYFAPENSPITGRGFGSFIPTMDLYNSFKTGDKRKELFINSYIDGAGKTVNTFQHFNKYVDPSARAFGDANNNFPIIRYADVLMMFAEADNEISGPTAAALDAINPIRRRAFGFPLIGASSVDFTTALTKDTFRQAIWDERRWEFNAEGHRWFDLVRTDRLVPLLKAKGKTSITETHKLYPIPQRERDLNPVLTQNPGY
- a CDS encoding SusC/RagA family TonB-linked outer membrane protein; its protein translation is MRIHDITYPVGPNLMKRNGVRISRWIWLAWLVCLQFPLLLMAQQAAPVSGKVIGATGEAIPGANVVVKGTTTGTSTNAQGNFSLNAPSDGTLVISSLGFMSQDVAIGGRSQLTVKLVDDQKALEEVVVVGYGTQRKSDVTGSLSSVTAKEIKALPVTGVGQALQGRAAGVQVTQASNAPGGGVTIRIRGGNSINAGNEPLYVIDGFPVYNESGANLNPNDIESMEILKDASATAIYGSRGANGVVLITTKRGKSGQNRIEFETYYGIQQVRKKLPLLNATQYATLVNEANANASRPAVFTDAQIAGFGEGTNWQDEIFRDAPIQNYQLTASGGSDKTRYAVSANYLNQQGIIINSKYDRASFRFNFDHKINDKVNIGTSLNVIRSRNNAVPTDADGGTSGTVVYSALNFSPTQPVYNADGTLVVFNTPGRIQIGSPVAQALGTYNLTVGTRVIGSVFADYKILPGLTFRTSFGADVNYAKRSLYLSRNTATGAQLGGQASIVNNQSSTWLNENTLTYNKTFASVHNLTFLAGYTMQGNRYETVEARSQGFANDILTYENLGSASTALVPGSSASNWQLNSYIGRANYDYAGKYLLTATVRADGSSRFGSSNKWAVFPSASVAWRLTEENFLKGNTVINDLKLRVSYGLSGNQEITQYQSLATLGTQNANFNNTVVIGIGPSRVANPDLRWETTAQTDIGIDMGVLNNRITLTADYYNKKTTDLLLSVPLPYVSGYASALQNLGSIRNQGFELGINSTNLNGAFRWTTAFNIAANRNKVLNLGDQTEFASGDASGHLQLPNSGLVRVGEQIGLFYGYQSSGIFQNQGEVDGSAQRTAKPGDRRYVDQNADGAINASDRVILGYAQPKLYGGITNTFSYKGIELSVFMQGTSGNSIFNINRFEQESLTGVSNQSAETLNRWTPTNPSNEIPRANAVGNAYVLSSRQIEDGSYLRVKNINLSYTLPASLVSKIKLYNVKVYVSAQNWVTITRYSGFDPEVNRFGQSTLSQGSDYGSYPGNKMILAGLNIAL